A stretch of Nitrospirota bacterium DNA encodes these proteins:
- a CDS encoding addiction module antitoxin, which translates to MQKKLTITIDEEVYEGLHKAIGPRKISKFVEELVRPHVVRPNLELAYSQMSKDKKREAEALHWAETTFKDIAHEER; encoded by the coding sequence ATGCAAAAAAAGTTGACCATAACCATAGATGAGGAAGTTTATGAAGGTCTTCATAAGGCCATCGGCCCCCGCAAGATCAGCAAATTTGTTGAGGAATTGGTTCGCCCGCACGTAGTTCGCCCAAATCTGGAATTGGCATACTCCCAAATGTCAAAAGACAAAAAGAGAGAAGCAGAAGCCTTGCATTGGGCAGAAACAACTTTTAAGGACATAGCCCATGAAGAGAGGTGA
- a CDS encoding toxin: MKYFDWNDEKNEMLKKTRGVSFEQVELAIALGDLIDRLKHPNSAKYPNQKVFLVKIDNYIYSVPYVEDNEKIFLKTIIPNSKATKKHFGGKK, encoded by the coding sequence ATGAAATATTTTGACTGGAATGATGAGAAGAATGAAATGCTCAAGAAAACACGGGGCGTATCTTTTGAGCAGGTTGAATTGGCAATAGCATTAGGCGACTTGATTGATCGACTAAAACATCCAAATTCGGCAAAATATCCGAACCAGAAAGTTTTTCTTGTTAAGATCGACAATTATATCTATTCAGTGCCCTATGTTGAGGATAACGAAAAAATATTCTTGAAAACGATAATACCAAACAGCAAAGCAACAAAAAAGCATTTTGGAGGCAAAAAATGA
- a CDS encoding CopG family antitoxin translates to MKKAAYMDKDEMELARSLENEEWVSDLTKKEKKQYEEYARCSLNKQKRINIRMSERDLKKIRAKAIEEGIPYQSLISMLIHKYNEGKVSISR, encoded by the coding sequence ATGAAAAAGGCAGCATACATGGATAAAGACGAGATGGAATTAGCAAGATCACTTGAAAATGAAGAATGGGTTTCAGATCTTACCAAAAAGGAAAAGAAACAATACGAGGAATATGCACGCTGTAGTCTCAATAAGCAAAAGAGGATAAACATCCGAATGAGTGAACGGGATTTAAAGAAAATCAGGGCAAAGGCAATCGAAGAGGGCATACCGTATCAATCCCTTATCTCGATGCTGATTCATAAATACAACGAGGGCAAAGT